The following proteins come from a genomic window of Paenibacillus sp. CAA11:
- a CDS encoding carbohydrate ABC transporter permease, producing MHIARLLSLESWKRWLWSFVRLVLMAGLSFVILYPILQKISTAIKDKSDLYSPVVIFIPEHYTLDNFKQAISIMDYWLTLLNTFALSAVTTILTAASCAFAGYAFARLKFKGSNLLFGGVILTILVPPTTILIPIYMNLKDFDLMGLIPLMTGGTINLLDSYWPFILTSITANSLKAGLYIFIFRQFFRGIPKEMEEAAYIDGAGVSKTFLRIMLPSALPAIVTVLIFSFVWQWNDSFFTTTYLTSGKVMSTQLASLPHNLSIMLEGGVATNKDPFYMSMVQDTGILLAILPLILIYLVAQRYFVESIERTGIVG from the coding sequence TTGCATATAGCCCGTCTCTTGTCGTTGGAAAGCTGGAAGCGATGGCTGTGGTCATTTGTACGCCTGGTATTGATGGCCGGATTATCGTTCGTGATTCTATACCCTATACTTCAGAAAATATCAACGGCTATAAAGGACAAAAGCGACTTGTACTCACCGGTTGTCATATTTATACCCGAGCATTACACATTAGATAATTTTAAGCAAGCGATATCGATTATGGATTACTGGCTAACGTTGCTCAACACCTTTGCGTTGTCTGCTGTTACTACTATCCTGACAGCCGCTTCCTGTGCATTCGCAGGCTATGCCTTTGCCCGGCTCAAATTTAAAGGCAGCAACTTGCTTTTTGGTGGAGTAATACTAACCATTCTGGTTCCTCCTACGACAATCCTTATACCTATCTATATGAATTTAAAGGATTTCGACCTGATGGGTCTAATTCCCCTGATGACAGGTGGAACGATTAACCTGCTGGATTCGTACTGGCCCTTTATTCTAACTTCAATCACGGCAAATTCCTTAAAAGCAGGGCTTTACATTTTTATATTCAGGCAGTTTTTTAGAGGAATTCCTAAGGAAATGGAGGAGGCTGCTTATATTGACGGAGCAGGAGTAAGCAAGACCTTCCTGCGTATTATGTTGCCTAGTGCTTTACCGGCAATCGTAACGGTATTAATCTTCTCATTTGTATGGCAGTGGAACGATAGCTTCTTTACCACCACATACTTGACCTCGGGTAAAGTGATGTCTACGCAATTGGCTTCGCTGCCTCACAACCTTTCCATCATGCTTGAAGGCGGGGTAGCGACCAACAAAGATCCTTTTTATATGAGTATGGTACAGGATACTGGAATACTGCTTGCTATTCTGCCTTTAATTCTTATTTATTTGGTGGCACAGCGATATTTTGTTGAAAGTATCGAACGTACAGGAATCGTCGGTTAA
- a CDS encoding RICIN domain-containing protein translates to MRKKRFSSALKMLLVVALIMVPLMANGNSAKAWEGTPVSKLHVNGNQLVNSSGQPVLLSGWHQPSGSYWTYQSSKYYLDRNGGNRHAATLEYLKDITDTFTSTSPKYGNSHGWYMNQVRLFIDREDMGDVAAGTYNFAGLQAVTQNLIIPYINYAKTKGVYVTLGLDFTLLDNKATTQSNLEKFNQIWGYLASQNGIKSADNVMFELINEPVLSDVNGQWGGNPYQGNFVEHWNSLKKFQNSIISTIRNKGADNVIWAAGLGWDQYYQLAASHPLTDPLNNLGYAVHWYPGYGAHDDYSTLKQQWDTNIKPCADKYPINITETTWFKTLPGDSSYWELFNGSNAGFGKNTKAIFTEAGNVSIAVHMNGFLLEAGPRSSFADPTAGLKYDGDAARDGMARFIFEWFYERAQINPWNGIWNGLSSGSTYKIVNQASGKVIDVPGGQNTNGLQLQQWPDNNATAQQWIVDDLGTYNNFYKLQSVSSSDHKVMDVRNGTKNNGEAIQLMQDLKNTAQQFRLIKLSNGNWSILNVNSNKAVEVTGASNADGAKLQQNLYRGDLNQQWKFIKIS, encoded by the coding sequence GTGAGGAAGAAAAGATTTAGCTCGGCACTAAAAATGTTGCTAGTGGTGGCGCTAATCATGGTTCCGTTAATGGCGAACGGCAATTCTGCTAAAGCATGGGAGGGCACGCCTGTTTCTAAGCTTCATGTTAACGGTAATCAACTCGTAAATAGCAGTGGACAGCCGGTATTGTTAAGTGGATGGCATCAGCCTAGCGGTTCTTACTGGACATATCAGAGCAGCAAGTACTATCTTGATCGCAATGGAGGGAATCGGCATGCAGCGACTTTAGAGTATTTAAAAGACATTACGGACACCTTTACCAGCACTTCCCCTAAGTATGGTAACAGTCATGGGTGGTATATGAATCAGGTCCGCCTGTTCATTGACCGGGAAGACATGGGGGATGTTGCGGCAGGAACATACAATTTTGCCGGACTGCAGGCTGTTACTCAGAATCTTATTATTCCTTATATTAACTATGCTAAGACTAAAGGTGTCTATGTTACACTTGGGCTTGACTTTACATTGCTGGACAATAAAGCCACAACACAATCAAATCTCGAGAAGTTTAATCAGATTTGGGGTTATCTTGCCTCTCAAAACGGAATTAAGAGCGCAGATAACGTCATGTTCGAGCTTATCAATGAGCCTGTATTGAGCGATGTAAATGGACAATGGGGAGGAAATCCCTACCAAGGGAACTTTGTTGAGCATTGGAATTCCCTCAAGAAATTCCAAAACTCTATTATCTCAACGATTCGGAACAAGGGCGCGGATAATGTGATTTGGGCGGCAGGGTTAGGCTGGGATCAATACTATCAATTAGCCGCTTCTCACCCGTTAACAGACCCATTAAATAATCTAGGCTATGCTGTTCACTGGTACCCAGGATATGGTGCCCATGACGATTATTCAACATTGAAGCAGCAATGGGACACTAACATAAAGCCTTGTGCTGACAAATATCCTATTAATATAACAGAGACAACTTGGTTCAAAACATTACCAGGCGACTCGTCCTATTGGGAATTATTCAATGGTTCAAATGCGGGTTTCGGCAAGAATACCAAGGCCATCTTCACCGAGGCTGGAAATGTCAGCATCGCCGTTCATATGAATGGGTTTCTACTTGAAGCTGGTCCAAGAAGCTCTTTTGCTGATCCGACAGCGGGCTTGAAATATGATGGAGATGCGGCACGAGATGGCATGGCACGCTTTATATTTGAATGGTTCTATGAGCGCGCACAGATTAATCCTTGGAATGGGATTTGGAATGGATTATCCTCAGGTTCCACCTATAAGATTGTTAATCAGGCATCAGGCAAAGTGATCGATGTGCCGGGCGGACAAAATACCAATGGACTCCAACTCCAGCAATGGCCGGATAATAACGCGACTGCTCAGCAATGGATCGTCGATGATTTGGGAACCTACAACAATTTTTATAAACTACAAAGTGTAAGCTCTTCTGATCATAAAGTAATGGATGTTCGAAATGGGACGAAGAATAATGGTGAAGCTATTCAGCTCATGCAGGATCTAAAAAATACGGCACAGCAGTTCAGATTAATTAAGCTAAGCAACGGGAACTGGAGCATTCTTAATGTAAACAGCAATAAAGCCGTTGAGGTTACTGGGGCTTCTAACGCAGACGGAGCGAAGCTTCAGCAGAATTTATATCGCGGCGATCTAAATCAGCAATGGAAATTCATCAAGATCAGTTAA
- a CDS encoding rhamnogalacturonan lyase family protein: MKRKCGLILFLCAFTFSSLGWGTFFGIKAVSAAVGEEETADVMMYKYDFGSGDTAEGYTTVAADTAYTAESGYGFTDLSKVTVQDRGTDDPLRSDFALLTEGAGFNIDLPNGDYTVSLIAGDPQGNTDIAIKVESMDKVLSTAKAAGEYLEMSIDIALVDGQMNFLFAGAAAKLNSLTIKKLPDREAGSKPVLYLVGDSTMQTYDPYWQPQAGYGQMLPSFFSDAVEIKNHSIGGRSSKSFIVQGRLDEILRVIRPGDYLLVQFGHNDATISVPDRYASPADYKNYLKTYIDGAKQRGATPILVTPMGRRDFNADTGKFNVSFPEYVQAMKEVAAEKNVKLIDLSARSIAYYDSIGPEATLSVFLHVPAGIYQAFPNGATDNTHFQEYGAIQIARLVANGIRELGLPLSEAVKDAEVPAEVPAKPKDLRAGSIGNAGADLKWTDDETADIYKIYRKRAFEPESAYKLAGTATVPMFTMSGLTEGQSYSVRITGVNNRGESEPSDEVVLTTKSAAYRYDFGPEGSPVATGYTEVNRKTIYTPELGYGLTSSANMGDRDRGSVTDDLRRDFVIYFNGTYEFKVDLPNGTYSVKTYTGDWIGSTRTNVSIEGKDYGTVASGKGSIAEKVFTSVNVQDGQMNLVFGGQTAHLNGLEITPILMAPDHLKLDVLNLEEDPVTAALSWDGVEEASQYNVYRQMAGTSKSELLTTTAEPHYIDSQINLGMNYSYTVTALDRTGTESVNSNILEVSTIDSSVEKAEVPSGLILQNVNKNTATIGWNAAAGARSYQIYRSVKADGPFDLIGRTHETAYTDTTILSTIPYYYKVASVGVSELSAMLETPVVTKLTRDMEYLNRAPIAVQTDKGNYIGWRMLGLDPDSIAFNVYRDGEKLNKEPITNSTNYLDEEGKESSKYRVMSVVDDAEKAVTKEFGVWQQQYLSIPLQKPADDYTKDGQPYSYYAGDASVGDLDGDGEYEIVLMWSPNNAKDNSQSGYTGIVYMDAYKLDGTRLWRINMGPNIRAGAHYSPFLVYDFDGDGRAELMMRTADGTVDGQGKVIGDAGADHRNSSGYVLLGDEFLTVFDGETGAALDTVDYDPPRGDVSSWGDGYGNRVDRFLAAVAYVDGEHPSALFSRGYYTRTVLATYNFRDGKLSKVWRFDSNDEGYAEYAGQGNHNLSVGDVDGDGKDEITFGAMAIDDDGTPLYNTKLGHGDAMHLGDLDPAREGLEVFDVHEHKDAKYGMEMRDAATGEILWGVFTGEDTGRGMAADIDPNYPGAEVWASKITNAQHIPITGLYSARGELISTEIPSSTNFGVWWDGDLLRELQDNIRIDKWDSEKRMTVNLLTASGAASNNSTKANPSLQADLFGDWREEVMWRSQDSSELRIYTTTDRTEERMRTLMHDPIYRLGVAWQNAGYNQPPHTSFYLGIDMEKPAAPNIRYIGAPHEPEDTTPPVITGMPAERMNENEVLQVKVRAEDLESGITGLELKWDGEPVKQGDQISLKGLAGKHMFTARAVNGVGLITELSVEVTVIAVDQVAGPPGVPVLSSNNGHEDGLAGGNYSITMNMWWGNNGTKYKLYENGKLIDTQQLTASSPSAQKAVTEISGRVNGTYVYTCELINAEGVAESSPLIVKVTNAAPGKPVLSADNWDGDGNYTITINMWWGTNATSYRLYENGQEIDAQLLTEATPHAQEAKVKIEGRSPGEYEYVVEWINEGGTVTSEVLKVTVTHE; encoded by the coding sequence ATGAAACGGAAATGCGGATTGATCTTATTTCTATGTGCGTTTACCTTCTCAAGCCTTGGCTGGGGCACATTCTTTGGGATTAAAGCGGTAAGTGCGGCGGTGGGAGAAGAGGAGACCGCTGATGTAATGATGTATAAATATGATTTCGGCTCTGGAGATACGGCAGAAGGCTATACGACAGTCGCTGCGGATACCGCTTATACCGCTGAGTCGGGTTATGGCTTCACAGACCTGTCCAAGGTCACGGTTCAGGACCGAGGCACGGATGACCCGCTCCGGTCGGATTTTGCTTTGCTGACCGAAGGGGCGGGATTTAACATTGATCTGCCAAATGGTGATTACACCGTCTCCCTGATAGCCGGAGATCCGCAAGGGAATACGGACATTGCCATCAAGGTGGAGAGCATGGACAAGGTGCTGTCCACCGCCAAAGCAGCCGGTGAATATCTGGAGATGAGCATTGATATTGCACTGGTGGATGGGCAAATGAACTTTTTGTTTGCCGGAGCGGCGGCAAAATTGAATTCGCTCACAATTAAGAAGCTGCCGGACCGTGAGGCTGGCAGCAAGCCGGTACTGTACCTTGTAGGAGATTCCACCATGCAAACGTATGATCCCTACTGGCAGCCTCAGGCAGGCTATGGACAAATGCTGCCGTCTTTTTTCAGCGATGCCGTGGAGATCAAAAATCACTCCATCGGCGGACGCAGCTCGAAATCGTTCATCGTCCAGGGCAGACTGGATGAAATACTGAGAGTCATTCGTCCCGGAGACTATTTGCTGGTGCAGTTTGGACATAATGACGCTACAATCAGCGTACCTGATCGCTATGCTTCGCCCGCCGATTACAAAAACTATCTGAAAACCTACATAGACGGGGCGAAACAGCGAGGGGCAACGCCGATTCTGGTAACGCCAATGGGACGGAGAGACTTCAATGCCGATACAGGCAAGTTTAATGTGTCTTTCCCTGAATATGTGCAGGCCATGAAAGAGGTCGCCGCTGAGAAAAATGTAAAGCTGATTGACCTTAGCGCACGGAGCATTGCCTATTACGATTCGATAGGTCCGGAAGCGACCTTGTCCGTATTCCTTCACGTGCCTGCAGGGATCTACCAAGCGTTCCCAAACGGGGCAACAGACAATACCCATTTCCAGGAATACGGGGCAATTCAGATTGCCCGGCTTGTTGCTAATGGTATTCGCGAACTGGGTCTACCGCTATCGGAAGCGGTCAAGGATGCCGAGGTTCCTGCAGAAGTTCCTGCCAAGCCTAAGGATCTAAGAGCAGGCAGCATTGGAAACGCAGGAGCAGATCTAAAATGGACAGACGATGAAACTGCTGATATTTACAAGATATACCGCAAACGGGCTTTCGAGCCGGAGTCGGCCTATAAGCTTGCGGGAACGGCAACCGTGCCGATGTTTACAATGAGCGGGCTGACGGAAGGGCAGTCCTATTCGGTTCGCATTACGGGAGTAAACAATCGCGGGGAATCTGAACCGTCCGATGAAGTCGTCCTTACGACCAAGTCTGCTGCCTACAGATATGATTTCGGCCCAGAGGGTTCTCCGGTTGCGACGGGATATACCGAGGTGAATCGCAAGACGATCTATACGCCCGAGCTCGGATATGGGCTGACCTCTTCAGCGAATATGGGGGATCGGGATCGAGGCAGTGTTACGGATGATCTGCGCCGCGATTTCGTCATTTATTTCAACGGGACTTATGAATTCAAGGTGGATTTGCCGAATGGAACGTACTCGGTCAAAACATATACAGGGGATTGGATAGGTTCTACGAGAACTAACGTTTCGATCGAAGGCAAGGATTATGGAACTGTAGCCTCGGGTAAAGGCAGTATTGCAGAAAAGGTATTCACCTCAGTCAACGTCCAAGATGGACAGATGAATTTGGTCTTTGGCGGTCAAACCGCACATCTCAATGGGCTTGAGATCACCCCTATCTTAATGGCTCCTGATCATCTGAAGCTGGATGTACTGAACCTGGAAGAAGATCCTGTTACAGCAGCACTTTCATGGGATGGGGTTGAAGAAGCTTCACAATATAATGTCTATCGCCAAATGGCCGGAACTTCTAAATCGGAATTGTTGACAACAACAGCTGAACCTCATTATATCGACAGCCAAATAAACTTAGGGATGAATTATAGCTATACGGTGACGGCTCTAGATCGAACGGGTACCGAATCCGTAAATTCGAACATCCTAGAGGTATCGACGATAGACTCCTCTGTTGAAAAGGCGGAGGTCCCTTCTGGCCTCATCTTGCAGAATGTGAACAAGAATACGGCTACAATAGGTTGGAATGCAGCGGCAGGGGCCCGTTCGTATCAGATTTATCGTTCGGTCAAAGCGGACGGCCCTTTCGATCTGATCGGGCGTACGCATGAGACAGCATACACAGATACCACCATTCTCAGTACAATTCCTTATTATTATAAGGTGGCTTCGGTGGGAGTATCGGAGCTGTCGGCAATGCTAGAGACGCCCGTAGTCACAAAGCTCACCCGTGACATGGAGTACCTGAATCGCGCCCCCATCGCCGTCCAGACAGACAAAGGCAACTACATCGGTTGGCGGATGCTGGGTTTAGACCCGGATTCCATTGCATTTAACGTATATCGCGATGGAGAGAAGCTGAACAAGGAGCCGATTACGAACAGCACGAACTATTTGGATGAGGAGGGAAAAGAGTCTTCCAAGTACCGTGTGATGAGCGTAGTGGATGACGCCGAAAAGGCGGTAACGAAGGAATTCGGCGTATGGCAGCAGCAGTACCTGTCCATCCCGCTGCAGAAACCAGCGGATGATTATACAAAGGATGGTCAGCCGTATTCTTACTATGCTGGAGACGCAAGCGTCGGTGATCTGGACGGCGATGGCGAATACGAAATCGTCCTCATGTGGTCTCCGAACAACGCGAAAGACAACTCCCAAAGCGGTTATACGGGAATCGTATACATGGACGCCTACAAGCTGGACGGAACAAGGCTGTGGCGCATTAATATGGGACCGAATATTCGGGCTGGAGCGCACTATTCGCCATTTCTAGTCTATGACTTTGATGGCGATGGCCGGGCGGAGCTGATGATGCGTACCGCGGATGGGACGGTTGATGGCCAGGGTAAGGTGATTGGAGATGCCGGTGCGGATCACCGCAACAGCTCGGGCTATGTGCTGCTGGGTGATGAGTTCCTGACCGTGTTTGACGGAGAGACCGGGGCCGCGCTAGACACGGTGGACTATGATCCGCCCCGTGGAGATGTTAGTTCATGGGGAGACGGATATGGAAACCGGGTAGACCGTTTTCTGGCAGCGGTTGCATATGTAGATGGCGAGCATCCCAGCGCCTTGTTTAGTCGAGGTTACTATACACGCACGGTGTTGGCAACCTACAATTTCCGCGATGGCAAGCTAAGCAAAGTCTGGCGATTTGATTCCAATGACGAGGGGTATGCCGAATACGCCGGTCAGGGGAACCATAATCTGTCGGTGGGCGATGTGGATGGGGACGGCAAGGATGAAATCACTTTTGGCGCCATGGCGATTGATGATGACGGCACACCGCTGTACAATACCAAGCTTGGGCACGGAGACGCGATGCATTTGGGGGATCTGGACCCTGCGCGTGAAGGGCTCGAAGTGTTTGATGTGCATGAACATAAAGATGCCAAATACGGGATGGAGATGCGGGATGCGGCTACAGGCGAGATATTATGGGGCGTATTTACAGGAGAGGATACAGGGCGCGGCATGGCAGCCGATATTGATCCTAATTATCCGGGGGCCGAAGTGTGGGCTTCCAAAATCACGAATGCTCAGCATATCCCGATAACAGGATTATATAGTGCCCGGGGTGAGCTGATTTCGACCGAGATTCCTTCATCTACGAACTTCGGGGTTTGGTGGGATGGAGATTTGCTGCGTGAGCTGCAGGACAATATTCGTATCGACAAGTGGGACAGTGAGAAGAGAATGACGGTGAATCTGCTCACGGCCAGCGGAGCCGCTTCGAACAATTCCACGAAGGCCAATCCAAGCTTGCAAGCCGATCTGTTTGGCGACTGGCGCGAGGAAGTGATGTGGCGCAGCCAGGACAGTTCTGAATTGCGCATCTACACCACAACGGATAGAACGGAAGAGCGCATGCGCACCCTGATGCATGATCCTATCTACCGTCTTGGTGTGGCGTGGCAAAATGCTGGCTATAACCAGCCGCCGCATACCAGCTTCTATTTGGGTATAGACATGGAGAAGCCTGCTGCCCCGAACATTCGTTATATCGGTGCACCGCATGAACCCGAGGACACTACTCCTCCGGTTATCACGGGGATGCCTGCAGAACGGATGAATGAGAATGAAGTGCTGCAGGTAAAAGTTAGAGCGGAAGATCTTGAATCCGGTATTACTGGACTGGAGTTGAAGTGGGACGGCGAACCGGTGAAGCAGGGCGATCAGATCAGCCTGAAAGGTCTGGCTGGCAAACACATGTTTACTGCGCGAGCGGTCAATGGGGTGGGCCTGATCACTGAGTTGTCGGTAGAAGTAACGGTAATCGCCGTCGATCAGGTGGCCGGACCGCCAGGGGTGCCTGTGTTGTCTAGCAACAACGGGCATGAAGATGGTCTTGCAGGCGGCAATTATTCGATTACCATGAATATGTGGTGGGGGAACAACGGAACTAAGTACAAATTGTATGAAAACGGAAAATTGATCGACACCCAGCAGCTTACTGCATCGTCGCCATCCGCCCAGAAAGCGGTCACCGAGATTTCAGGCCGCGTGAACGGCACATACGTGTACACCTGCGAGCTTATCAATGCCGAGGGTGTAGCAGAAAGTTCGCCGCTCATTGTGAAGGTTACGAACGCAGCTCCAGGTAAACCTGTGCTGTCAGCCGACAATTGGGATGGCGATGGCAACTATACCATTACGATCAATATGTGGTGGGGGACTAATGCTACCTCCTACCGCCTGTATGAAAATGGCCAAGAGATCGATGCCCAGCTGCTAACTGAAGCAACTCCCCATGCCCAGGAGGCTAAGGTGAAGATCGAGGGCCGTTCACCTGGCGAGTATGAATATGTTGTGGAATGGATTAATGAAGGGGGAACGGTAACAAGCGAGGTCTTGAAGGTAACCGTAACTCATGAATAG
- a CDS encoding VOC family protein, which produces MSIRLNPYLNFDGNTKEAVYFYEKALGGKLMGIMTFGDMPADPNFPMTDDMKERVMHANLKIGDSEIMFSDTFPGQPAQPGNAIQIAIHFTEESRAKEVFAALEDGGQVIMPLQTTEWSPLYGIVKDKYGITFQVNVSVQ; this is translated from the coding sequence ATGTCAATCCGTTTGAATCCGTATTTGAATTTTGATGGTAACACCAAAGAGGCGGTTTACTTCTATGAGAAAGCATTAGGCGGAAAACTGATGGGTATCATGACCTTTGGCGATATGCCAGCGGACCCGAATTTTCCAATGACGGATGACATGAAGGAACGCGTTATGCATGCAAACTTGAAAATCGGCGATTCGGAAATTATGTTTTCGGATACGTTCCCAGGCCAGCCTGCTCAGCCAGGTAATGCAATTCAAATTGCTATCCATTTTACAGAGGAATCACGAGCGAAGGAAGTCTTCGCTGCATTAGAAGATGGCGGACAAGTCATCATGCCACTTCAGACGACGGAATGGAGTCCGCTCTACGGGATCGTTAAAGACAAGTACGGAATTACCTTCCAAGTCAATGTTTCAGTTCAGTAA
- a CDS encoding alpha/beta fold hydrolase, protein MPMLKFKDLEMYYEKMGSGDNVIFLHSSYSRGILAFSNQMLDFQNKYTCYFPDFRGHGRTRCESLEWSTPRITEDIIDFMDQLDIAAAHLIGYSMGANVGLYLATNHPERVVTLTTIGTSGFCDPTGAEEFEPEWLIQHGLQDTIDQMIERHLEAHRGHWEAFMRQSAQDWRLYPQLTLEQLGNIQCPALFITGEHDHFVGEEKVKRLASLVKESRYHVVQNGSHRPHMVRENPIEVNDTILQFLEHNKAPGY, encoded by the coding sequence ATGCCAATGCTTAAGTTTAAAGATTTAGAAATGTATTATGAGAAAATGGGTAGTGGGGACAATGTTATCTTTTTACATAGTAGTTATTCACGCGGGATATTGGCTTTCTCTAATCAAATGTTAGATTTTCAGAATAAATATACTTGCTATTTTCCGGATTTTAGAGGGCATGGTAGAACTAGATGTGAGAGTCTTGAGTGGTCAACACCTCGAATCACAGAGGACATCATTGACTTCATGGATCAACTAGATATTGCTGCAGCGCATTTGATTGGTTACAGTATGGGAGCCAACGTTGGCCTTTACCTTGCCACTAATCATCCTGAGAGAGTTGTGACGCTTACTACAATAGGTACAAGCGGGTTTTGCGACCCAACGGGTGCCGAGGAATTTGAGCCCGAATGGCTTATTCAACATGGACTTCAAGATACAATTGATCAAATGATAGAAAGACATTTGGAAGCACATAGAGGGCATTGGGAAGCGTTTATGAGACAATCGGCACAAGATTGGCGTTTGTACCCGCAGCTTACGTTAGAACAGCTTGGAAATATTCAATGTCCAGCGTTATTTATTACTGGGGAACATGATCATTTTGTTGGTGAGGAAAAAGTCAAACGACTGGCTTCACTTGTTAAAGAATCAAGGTACCATGTGGTTCAAAACGGAAGTCATAGACCTCATATGGTTAGGGAAAATCCTATTGAAGTAAATGATACGATACTCCAGTTTCTGGAACATAACAAAGCACCCGGTTATTGA
- the rpsN gene encoding 30S ribosomal protein S14 encodes MAKKSKVVKELKRQALVEKYAQKRRELKDKGDYEALQKLPRDSSPSRLHNRCSVSGRPRGYISKYKVSRIVFRELAHQGQIPGVKKASW; translated from the coding sequence GTGGCTAAAAAGTCTAAAGTAGTGAAGGAACTAAAAAGACAGGCACTTGTTGAAAAATATGCACAAAAGCGACGAGAGCTAAAGGACAAAGGCGACTATGAAGCATTACAGAAGCTGCCGCGCGATTCATCGCCAAGCCGCCTCCATAACCGCTGCTCGGTAAGTGGCAGACCTAGAGGTTACATCAGTAAATACAAGGTCTCGCGAATTGTGTTCCGTGAATTGGCGCATCAAGGGCAAATTCCTGGTGTCAAGAAAGCAAGCTGGTAA
- a CDS encoding DUF4180 domain-containing protein, giving the protein MKISTVNHNNIEIAVITSDEILIKDVQSALDFIATVSYETGCNRIILNKSAICEDFFHLSTKLAGEILQKFINYHVKIAITGDFSVYSSKSLSDFIYECNKGKDIFFFPDEKKAMEQLSLVQP; this is encoded by the coding sequence ATGAAAATAAGTACCGTTAATCACAATAATATTGAAATTGCTGTCATAACCAGTGACGAGATACTGATAAAAGATGTTCAGTCAGCATTGGATTTTATAGCGACAGTGTCTTACGAAACTGGATGTAACCGTATAATTCTGAATAAATCGGCAATATGTGAGGATTTTTTTCATTTAAGTACGAAACTTGCAGGGGAAATCCTACAAAAGTTTATCAATTATCATGTGAAAATAGCCATTACAGGGGACTTCTCGGTATATTCAAGCAAGAGTTTGAGTGATTTTATCTATGAATGCAATAAAGGGAAAGACATTTTTTTCTTCCCAGACGAAAAGAAGGCAATGGAACAATTAAGTTTAGTACAGCCTTGA
- a CDS encoding DUF1349 domain-containing protein yields the protein MPKSIFQDFNWLNESSVRYEDEFVVLFAPEQSDFFCNHVAAAEGGTTPQSLTNAPFFFTEVSGDFVLRVKVQHDFQDVYDSASVMVMKDMNVWAKLCFELTDFYTHAVVSVVTNQFSDDANGNNIEGNSVWLQITRVGQSFAFHYSTDGTQFYMTRYFTLPVEEKVKVGLVPQSPKGKGGERIYSDFSLVNKTVKNIRMGE from the coding sequence ATGCCAAAGTCAATTTTTCAAGACTTTAACTGGCTGAATGAAAGCAGCGTTCGGTATGAAGATGAATTTGTGGTATTGTTCGCACCAGAGCAAAGTGATTTTTTCTGTAATCATGTAGCCGCAGCTGAAGGCGGGACAACCCCACAATCGCTTACCAACGCGCCCTTTTTCTTCACGGAAGTATCCGGGGACTTTGTACTGCGCGTCAAAGTACAACATGACTTTCAAGATGTGTATGATTCCGCCTCTGTCATGGTTATGAAGGACATGAATGTTTGGGCGAAATTATGCTTTGAGCTCACTGATTTCTACACTCATGCAGTTGTAAGCGTAGTCACCAATCAATTCTCCGATGATGCTAATGGGAACAATATCGAGGGGAACTCCGTCTGGCTTCAAATTACACGAGTTGGACAATCTTTTGCCTTTCATTATTCAACGGACGGTACTCAATTTTACATGACAAGATACTTTACTCTGCCCGTTGAAGAGAAGGTGAAGGTAGGGCTCGTGCCGCAGTCTCCTAAGGGCAAAGGTGGGGAGAGAATCTATTCTGACTTTTCACTGGTAAATAAGACTGTAAAGAACATACGAATGGGTGAATAA
- a CDS encoding maltose acetyltransferase domain-containing protein: MMYDDAAENVAEARAHALAMCRKYNHKVNTNDEYDMSILKDLFSKVGENVYIESNFRCEFGFNISIGNDVYINHDMIILDCNEVSIGNDVYIGPRAGLYGANHAEDPFERADKGVYSAPITLEDRVWLGGDVRITHSRKSMQGY, translated from the coding sequence ATGATGTATGATGACGCTGCTGAAAATGTAGCCGAGGCTAGGGCACATGCATTAGCGATGTGTCGTAAATACAACCATAAAGTAAATACGAATGACGAATACGATATGTCCATTTTGAAGGATTTGTTCTCGAAAGTAGGGGAGAACGTATATATCGAGTCCAATTTTCGCTGCGAATTCGGCTTTAATATATCCATTGGCAACGATGTTTATATCAATCATGACATGATTATTCTTGATTGTAACGAAGTAAGCATTGGAAATGATGTGTACATAGGACCAAGGGCAGGACTGTATGGCGCGAATCATGCTGAAGATCCGTTTGAGCGTGCAGATAAAGGGGTTTATTCCGCTCCTATAACGCTAGAGGACAGAGTATGGCTCGGTGGGGATGTCAGGATTACACACAGCAGGAAATCCATGCAAGGTTATTAG